TGAACGGCCACCTCATTCAGAGCTGTAGATGACACAGGGCCAATAATGGCATTGACTCCCAATAAGCTTTCTCTAGATAAAATTTCTTTGACCTTGGTTTGATTCAACTCCGTATCAAAGGTTTTGACATCGACAGAGATTCCCATTTTCTTTATGGAGTCCAAGGCCACCATTGCGCCTGAATAAAACCCAAGGCTCAGACTTACATCCCTTCTTGTTTCAATCTGTGTAGCGGTCTTCTTTCTATCGTTTAGATTAATACGGTCTAATCTAAATGGCAGCATAAATACCAGTTTGGGCCTGTTTTGTAAATTGATGCTGTCCAAAAGATTGATTTTATCCAAGACCAAGGCATTTTTTACTTCCAGGCCTTCTGTATTGTCATTGGAAAGTTTTAAGACCATCCCAGCTTTTAGACCATTCTCTAAAGCTGGATTCAATCGGAATAATTCATCTTTGGTAATCTTAAGATTTTGGGTAAGCCTGAATATATTTTGTTTTGGCTTTACTTCATAAAAAATGAAATTTTCGGTATTTACCTCACCAGAAGTATCCTGTTTTTTGGGCAAACGCAATACCATGCCTTCTTTTAGACCTCCGCGTTTCATGATTTCAGGATTCAATTTTATAATGGAATCCGAAGTAATTCCATACGCTTTGCCTAAACTGTAGAGGGTTTGTTTGGGCGGAACCGTGAAAGAAGTAAATAGTTCAACTTCTTGGTCTTTAAGGCTATCTCCTTTTGGTCTTGGCAACTTCAGTTCTTGTCCTACCGCTAAATAATCGGAACTTTTATTTAGATCAGGGTTTAATACAACCAAACTGTCTACAGTAATCCCGTATTTATGTGCAATGCTCCAACGGGTTTCTTTAGGCTTTACGGAATAGGTCTCAAAATCCAATGCACGCTCTTCCTCGGCAGTAAGCTCAGGAAATTTAGGTATTTGTAAGACCATTCCCTTTTTAAGGGGTTCGGAATACAAATTTCTATTGTAGCGTTTCAATTGCTCCTCGGTAATTTTGTAACGCTGTGTAAGACCGAATAATGTTTCCCTTTTCCTAACTCTATGTCTTGAGAAGCTTAAGGGTTTAATTTGTCTAACGACCTCTTTCTTTTTGGGTTTGATTTGGTTTGTAATTACAGACCCATCCAGAGGAATTATCAAAATCGTGTTCGGTTTCACATCCGAAGCAGTTTTGATTTCCTTATTGGATTGAAGAATGGTATAAGGGGTCACCCTATACTTCCTGGAGATACTTTGTAAAGATTCTCCTCCCTTGACAGCATGTGTCGTATACTTTTGGGCAGAAACTTGAACTGAGGCCAATAAAAAGACCACAATACCCAACCTAATTATATATTTTTTCATTCCCATTCTATAGTTGCAGGTGGTTTTGAGCTAATGTCATACACTACTCTATTAACGCCTTTGACCTTATTTATTATATCATTAGAGGTTTTTTGCAAAAACTCATAGGGTAAATTTACCCAATCCGCTGTCATACCATCCGTACTTTCCACCGCTCTCAAGGCCACACATTTTTCATAGGTACGTTCATCACCCATTACCCCTACACTATTTACGGGTAAAAGCATAGCTCCGGCCTGCCAAACCTTATCATACAGTCCCCATTTTTTGAGCCCGTCTATAAAAATAGCATCCACTTCTTGTAATATAGACACCTTTTCTGCGGTAATGTCTCCCAAAATACGAATTCCCAGACCAGGTCCAGGAAAAGGATGTCTTCCTAAGATAAAATCTTCCATACCAATACTTTTTCCAACGCGTCGTACTTCATCTTTGAACAATAAGTGTAAAGGCTCTACCACTTCCAATTGCATATAATCTGGCAATCCACCTACGTTGTGATGGCTTTTTATTACTGCTGATGGGCCGCCACTTGCCGATACGGATTCAATTCTGTCTGGGTAAATAGTCCCTTGTGCCAACCATTTGACATCTTTAATTTGCTGTGCCTCGTCATCAAACACATCGATAAATGCCTTTCCTATAATTTTTCTTTTCTTTTCCGGATCTGATTCTCCAGCCAAAGCTCCCAAAAAACGTGCCGAAGCATCCACGCCTTTAACGTTTAGCCCCATATCTTTATATTGGTCCAAAACGTTTTCAAACTCATTTTTGCGAAGCAATCCGTTGTTTACGAAAATGCAATAAAGATTTTTTCCTATAGCTTGGTGCAAAAGCATTGCCGCAACACTGGAATCCACTCCACCCGAAAGACCTAAAACAACTTTATCGTCGCCAATTTTTTGCTTTAGTTCCGCAACCGTGGTCTCCACGAATGCATCAGGGGTCCAATCCTGCTCCAAACCTGCAATATTGACCAAGAAGTTTTTCAACAACTTAGTTCCATCTTTGGTGTGGTAGACTTCAGGATGAAATTGTATCCCAAACGTTTTTTCTCCATCAATTTTAAATGCCGCGTTTTCAACGTCATGTGTACTTGCCAATCGAACTGCACTTTCGGGCAGTTCCTTTATAGTATCGCTATGGCTCATCCATACTTGGCTACCTTCATCTATTGTATTTAAAAACTCTTCACCATTTTTTATGTAAGAAAGCTTGGCCCGGCCATATTCTCTTGTAGCTGAAGGAGCAACATTCCCACCATTAAAATGGGCCAAATATTGTGCTCCATAGCAAATGGCCAACAAAGGTATTTTTCCTTTTATTTTTGATAGGTCGGGGTGCGGTGCATCCTCACCTCTTACCGAAAAAGGAGAACCTGAAAGAATTACCGCTTTGTAGCTGGACAAGTCTTTGGGAGGGTTGTTATAAGGTTTTATTTCTGAATAAATATTGAGTTCCCTAACGCGACGTGCTATCAACTGTGTGTACTGGGAACCAAAATCTAGGATAAGTACGTTATTATGCATGGGCAAAAATAGCAATTTACAGGAGTTGAAAAAGTATCTTTCACCATATTTATAATAACTTCTTTAAATGGTAATCCTTTACGCGCTTTAACTAAAATTTGAATCTCTGTAATGACCAAAAAAACATATTTTAGGTTAGGGTTAAAAAACTACAATCAGCAAAATAAAACTTGGATAAAATAGTACATTATCGAATATAACGTTAAGTAGCTTTTTTCTTAACAATTTTCATCATTTATTTGCATGGCTAAACATGCTTAACCATGATTAAAGGATTTATTTTTGATTTAGACGGTGTTATCACAGATACTGCAGAACTACATTATATAGCCTGGAAAAATCTTGCCGACGAAAGGGGATGGTTGTTCGACAGGGAAGTCAATGACAAACTACGGGGTATTTCCCGTACGGATTCCATGAGAGTAATCCTGGAGCACAACAACACGTCTTTAGATGAAGAAACATTGGCCCAACTTGCCAAAAAAAAGAACGATATCTATGTGGCAAGCTTAGATGGGATGACTCCAGAAGATTACCTTCCCGGGGTAAAGGAACTCTTGACCAATCTTAGAATTGAAGGATTTAGCGTAGCATTGGGCAGTGCAAGTAAAAATGCAGTTAAGGTGTTGGAACAGCTTAATGCTAAAGCATTTTTTGATGTGATAGGTGATGGCAATAGTGTTTCCAAAAGTAAACCGGAGCCAGATATTTTTCTTTACGGAGCAGAAAAATTGAATTTACAGCCAGAAGAGTGTATCGTTTTTGAAGATGCAGAAAGTGGAATCGATGCTGCAAAAGCCGGAGGTTTTCACAGTGTAGGAATTGGCCCCGAAGAACGCTTGAGCCATGCGGACCTAAGATTTGATTCCATGGAAGAGGCGACTTTATTCGAAATAAAATCTTATTTTAAAGACTTGTTTTAAACGTCTTTAAAAAATGAAAACAACTTTTTTGGCACTATCATTTTTGATAGGTACTTTTCCCTTGATAGGTCAAGAACAAGGCTGGTCGCTTACTTCTGAAAAAGTCGACAAATATACAGGTATTGTTACTGCAAATGGTAGAATTGGCATTCTTCCAGAAGACAAACCATTCAAAACCAAATCTATAATTCTCAATAATGTGTATGACAAAGAATCTCCTTTAGGAGTAAGTCGAATATTATTGGGAATGAACTTCGCAAATCTGGAAGTTAAAATCGATGGAGAAACAATAACCGAGGAAAACGTATCCGATTGGCAGCAAACCCTAAACATGAAAACTGCCGCTTTCACGACCAACTTTACGTTCAAAAACAAAGCAAAGATATCCTACACAATTTATGCCTTGCGCAATATTCAATATTCAGGCTATATAGATGTTCAAGTTGAACCTTTAAAAGATATTGAAGTCAAAGCTACTGGCATCATTGAAACTCCAGACGAATACCATAGTCCAAACAGTACGTTCAGGGTGCTTCAAGATTTGGAAACTACGATGCCGATTCTTCAAACCGTTGCGGAAAGTAGAATGGGAAAGCATATGGTAGCGACTTCAGCAACATTTATATGGCATGCCATTAATTCTACCAGAGAACATGAACGTCCAGAGTTGATTCATGAACCAATTTCAGCTTATGACAATAGGCTTTCTTTTGAAAAAACTTTGAAAAAGGGAGAGAAATTTGAATTTGCCTGGACTGGGGCAGAGTGTTCTACCCAAGATTTTGAAGACCCTCAAACCGAATCGGAGCGTTTTGTGATTTTTAATTTATTGACTCCAAGGGAAGACCTTTTAGGGCAACATAAAAAGCTTTGGGAAGAATTATGGGAAGGCGATATTATTATTGAAGAGAACCTTCAAGACCAATTGGATGTGCGATTAGCGCTTTATCATCTGTACGCATTTTCGAGAGGGGATTCTGATTTGAGCATTGCCCCTATGGGTCTTTCTTCGCAAAACTATAATGGACATATTTTCTGGGATACGGAGCTTTGGATGTTTCCGCCCTTGTTGATGCTGAATCAAGATATTGCACGGTCTTTGGTCAATTACCGTTCGGACCGTTTGGACAAAGCCAAGGAAAAAGCTATAAATTTTGGGTATAAAGGGGCTATGTTCCCTTGGGAAAGTGATGATACTGGAGAAGAAGCTACACCAGCATGGGCACTCACAGGCACATTCGAACATCATATTACGGCCGATGTGGCTATTGCTTTTTGGAACTATTACCGTGTCACCCAAAATATGGAATGGCTCAAAGAACGTGGCTATCCCATGCTCAAAGAAGTTGCCGACTATTGGGTAAGTCGTTCCACAAAAAATGAAGATGGTTCATACAGTATAAAAAATGTGGTAGGGGCCAATGAATTCGCACCCAATGTAGATGACAATGCCTTTACCAACGGTTCAGCCATCACTGCATTGCAATATGCAATCGAAGCTGCAAGTATAGTCGGAGAAACCCCAGACCCCGTATGGAACGAGGTCGCTTCCAAAATCAGGATTTTGAAGTTTCCTGATGGAACCACTAAAGAACATGCTACCTATGATGGGGAGCGTATCAAACAAGCAGACGTCAATTTATTGACCTATCCATTGGATGTGGTCAATGATGAAGCTACGATTCTTAAAGATTTAGAATACTACGAACCCAAATTAGCGGAAGAAGGTCCAGCCATGGGACAGTCGGTTTTTGCGGTGATTTATGCA
The nucleotide sequence above comes from Flagellimonas sp. HMM57. Encoded proteins:
- the guaA gene encoding glutamine-hydrolyzing GMP synthase codes for the protein MHNNVLILDFGSQYTQLIARRVRELNIYSEIKPYNNPPKDLSSYKAVILSGSPFSVRGEDAPHPDLSKIKGKIPLLAICYGAQYLAHFNGGNVAPSATREYGRAKLSYIKNGEEFLNTIDEGSQVWMSHSDTIKELPESAVRLASTHDVENAAFKIDGEKTFGIQFHPEVYHTKDGTKLLKNFLVNIAGLEQDWTPDAFVETTVAELKQKIGDDKVVLGLSGGVDSSVAAMLLHQAIGKNLYCIFVNNGLLRKNEFENVLDQYKDMGLNVKGVDASARFLGALAGESDPEKKRKIIGKAFIDVFDDEAQQIKDVKWLAQGTIYPDRIESVSASGGPSAVIKSHHNVGGLPDYMQLEVVEPLHLLFKDEVRRVGKSIGMEDFILGRHPFPGPGLGIRILGDITAEKVSILQEVDAIFIDGLKKWGLYDKVWQAGAMLLPVNSVGVMGDERTYEKCVALRAVESTDGMTADWVNLPYEFLQKTSNDIINKVKGVNRVVYDISSKPPATIEWE
- the pgmB gene encoding beta-phosphoglucomutase, with product MIKGFIFDLDGVITDTAELHYIAWKNLADERGWLFDREVNDKLRGISRTDSMRVILEHNNTSLDEETLAQLAKKKNDIYVASLDGMTPEDYLPGVKELLTNLRIEGFSVALGSASKNAVKVLEQLNAKAFFDVIGDGNSVSKSKPEPDIFLYGAEKLNLQPEECIVFEDAESGIDAAKAGGFHSVGIGPEERLSHADLRFDSMEEATLFEIKSYFKDLF
- a CDS encoding glycoside hydrolase family 65 protein, whose product is MKTTFLALSFLIGTFPLIGQEQGWSLTSEKVDKYTGIVTANGRIGILPEDKPFKTKSIILNNVYDKESPLGVSRILLGMNFANLEVKIDGETITEENVSDWQQTLNMKTAAFTTNFTFKNKAKISYTIYALRNIQYSGYIDVQVEPLKDIEVKATGIIETPDEYHSPNSTFRVLQDLETTMPILQTVAESRMGKHMVATSATFIWHAINSTREHERPELIHEPISAYDNRLSFEKTLKKGEKFEFAWTGAECSTQDFEDPQTESERFVIFNLLTPREDLLGQHKKLWEELWEGDIIIEENLQDQLDVRLALYHLYAFSRGDSDLSIAPMGLSSQNYNGHIFWDTELWMFPPLLMLNQDIARSLVNYRSDRLDKAKEKAINFGYKGAMFPWESDDTGEEATPAWALTGTFEHHITADVAIAFWNYYRVTQNMEWLKERGYPMLKEVADYWVSRSTKNEDGSYSIKNVVGANEFAPNVDDNAFTNGSAITALQYAIEAASIVGETPDPVWNEVASKIRILKFPDGTTKEHATYDGERIKQADVNLLTYPLDVVNDEATILKDLEYYEPKLAEEGPAMGQSVFAVIYARLGNAKEAYRLFRRSYEPNKRPPFGALAEAATSDNPYFATGAGGMLQVVLAGFGGLEITNEGIVQKNPILPKAWKSLTIKGVGPQQKTYTVD
- a CDS encoding LysM peptidoglycan-binding domain-containing protein, whose product is MKKYIIRLGIVVFLLASVQVSAQKYTTHAVKGGESLQSISRKYRVTPYTILQSNKEIKTASDVKPNTILIIPLDGSVITNQIKPKKKEVVRQIKPLSFSRHRVRKRETLFGLTQRYKITEEQLKRYNRNLYSEPLKKGMVLQIPKFPELTAEEERALDFETYSVKPKETRWSIAHKYGITVDSLVVLNPDLNKSSDYLAVGQELKLPRPKGDSLKDQEVELFTSFTVPPKQTLYSLGKAYGITSDSIIKLNPEIMKRGGLKEGMVLRLPKKQDTSGEVNTENFIFYEVKPKQNIFRLTQNLKITKDELFRLNPALENGLKAGMVLKLSNDNTEGLEVKNALVLDKINLLDSINLQNRPKLVFMLPFRLDRINLNDRKKTATQIETRRDVSLSLGFYSGAMVALDSIKKMGISVDVKTFDTELNQTKVKEILSRESLLGVNAIIGPVSSTALNEVAVQAAPKNIPVISPTASSSSYSHGNVFFSVPTDEVLRQKMLSYLKKTYTDQNVIIIADSTHQVAKDSIRAKFPSAQIAKIIDNKSLHLNRFLVKLSETKENWVFVETNQPNMVASVTSILNSANADKTVVRMFTTNFNSAFESDVVSNTHLSNLKFAYPSFYREIKEDAFTKAYRKRYNDLKPDRYAVRGFDVTFDILLKLAHKNNLFETSKIIGLTEYTGNSFNYFNNISSGYYNKASYLMEYDGLRIKEIKLNDL